TTTTTTCCGGGGCATAAATCGTAACGCTGCGAATCGACTGCAGTTTCTGCCGTCCGTAAACGCTGCGAATCTTTTAATGAAGAAAAGGAGATTGTAAATGAAAAAATCACTGATTTACGTTTGCGCCGCCTGTATCGTTTGCGCCGCTGTGTATACCGGCTGCGGGTCGGACGCAAAAACGGTCAAGCGTATGCAGGCGCTTGAAGAAGGTGTTTCAAATCCCACTACGCCGGAAGAACTTTCGGCCGCCATCTCCAAATATGAAAAGCGAGTGGCCGACGTTATCGTTGCGGATCAGCAGATCGGCATTTGGTATAAAATCCTGGGAACCAGATATCTTGATAATCAAATGTATGCGAAAGCGTTGGACGCTTTCCGCAAAGCGACGGAATATTATCCTGCAAACCAGAATCTGTATTACTACGTGGGCGTATGCGCGGGTTTTATGGCGAATCAGGCGCTCGATTTTAATGCGACCGGCTCGACCGCGCAGAAATATAATTATCTGAAACTGGCGGAAGCCGCGTACCTGCGCGCGCTGGAACTGGAACCCCGGTATGCGCGCGCTTTGTACGGTTT
This sequence is a window from Treponema brennaborense DSM 12168. Protein-coding genes within it:
- a CDS encoding tetratricopeptide repeat protein — encoded protein: MKKSLIYVCAACIVCAAVYTGCGSDAKTVKRMQALEEGVSNPTTPEELSAAISKYEKRVADVIVADQQIGIWYKILGTRYLDNQMYAKALDAFRKATEYYPANQNLYYYVGVCAGFMANQALDFNATGSTAQKYNYLKLAEAAYLRALELEPRYARALYGLGVLYVFELDEPAKAIAYLETLLSIETRHTDGMFVLARAYYATYQFDQAAAMYDKIIATTTSPEKKAEAEANKKIVLDAAYAQ